A part of Salvelinus alpinus chromosome 5, SLU_Salpinus.1, whole genome shotgun sequence genomic DNA contains:
- the LOC139575996 gene encoding neuroplastin-like produces the protein MQANAVMLAVFLFGNLMLHYVSAQNAGFVKSPMSETKLTLDTFELYCDVIGNPTPEIQWWYAEINRADSFKQLWDGARKRRVSINTAYGNNGVSVLGITRLMLEDSGTYECRASNNPRRNDLRQNPAITWIRAQATISVLQKPKINVSDQIILPSETKGPPVTLQCNLTNAHEGQQESFWMKNGVEIADTRNEQKNTEYIIKKPRSDDAGEYMCVYTFETAPNANATIEVKAAPEITGHKRSDNKNEGQSALLYCKSVGYPFPIWTWRKLDGSNYMEIDNSSGRFFITNKDNYTELNIVNLNRTSDPGEYQCNATNHIGTKSMSSILRVRSHLAPLWPFLGVLAEIIILVVIIVVYEKRKRPDDVLDDDEPAAPTKTNSTNNHKDKNMRQRNTK, from the exons CTGGGTTTGTGAAGTCGCCAATGTCTGAGACTAAGCTCACGCTGGACACCTTTGAGCTGTACTGCGACGTGATCGGTAACCCCACCCCCGAGATCCAGTGGTGGTACGCAGAGATCAACCGTGCCGACTCCTTCAAGCAGCTATGGGACGGCGCCCGCAAGCGCCGCGTGTCCATCAACACGGCCTACGGCAACAACGGGGTGAGCGTGCTGGGCATCACGCGCCTCATGCTGGAGGACTCCGGGACCTACGAGTGCCGGGCCAGCAACAACCCACGGCGCAACGACCTGCGCCAGAACCCCGCCATCACCTGGATCCGAGCCCAGGCCACCATTTCGGTGCTGCAGA agcCCAAGATCAATGTGTCAGATCAGATCATCCTGCCCTCGGAGACCAAAGGGCCCCCTGTCACCCTGCAGTGTAACCTGACCAACGCCCACGAAGGCCAACAAGAGAGCTTCTGGATGAAGAACGGAGTGGAGATCGCAGACACACGGAACGAGCAGAAGAACACAGAGTACAT AATCAAGAAACCAAGGTCAGACGACGCAGGGGAGTACATGTGTGTTTACACGTTTGAAACGGCTCCCAACGCCAACGCCACTATTGAGGTAAAAG CGGCACCTGAGATCACGGGCCACAAGCGCAGTGACAATAAGAACGAGGGGCAGAGTGCTCTGTTGTACTGTAAGTCTGTGGGCTacccctttcccatctggacatgGCGTAAACTGGATGGCTCAAACTACATG GAAATCGATAACTCCTCTGGCCGCTTCTTCATCACCAACAAAGACAACTACACAGAGCTGAACATCGTCAACCTGAACCGCACCTCGGACCCTGGTGAATACCAGTGCAACGCTACCAACCACATCGGCACCAAGTCCATGTCGTCCATCCTGCGGGTGCGCAGCCACCTGGCACCCCTCTGGCCCTTCCTGGGGGTGCTAGCGGAGATCATCATCCTGGTGGTCATCATCGTAGTGTATGAAAAACGCAAGAGGCCAGACGATGTGTTGGACG ATGAtgagccagccgcaccaac GAAAACAAATTCGACAAACAACCACAAAGACAAAAACATGCGCCAGAGGAATACAAAATGA
- the LOC139575998 gene encoding meiotic recombination protein REC114-like — translation MTTVHKSIWRLKRFGRFLPGTKEDGGNPWKMFEHSESAGELVLTIVESGHMLVSQGHDLLDGFSLLDAPSFLKVQQKSDTLLFRLTVKGESRLIRMQFSGSRAEALEECGSAVLRLKEYLPVTTQGGPPPPLSCPPTSNQPPTKTTAQDQQASAGEAMATEPEVVQGSLSIKRLTQHFLGEHGLSLPLVYRHSDLFRGELEPFLRLCLLDPSFPALVEEMEGELKRVLQD, via the exons atgacaACTGTACATAAATCTATATGGAGGTTGAAACGTTTTGGACGTTTTTTGCCTGGGACCAAAGAAGACGGGGGTAATCCATGGAAG ATGTTTGAGCACAGTGAAAGCGCGGGTGAATTGGTGCTCACCATTGTGGAATCCGGTCATATGTTGGTGTCCCAAGGTCACGATCTTCTG GATGGGTTTTCCTTGCTTGATGCTCCAAGCTTCCTCAAAGTTCAGCAGAAATCAGATACCCTGCTGTTCCGTCTGACTGTTAAG GGGGAAAGCCGTTTGATCAGGATGCAGTTCAGTGGCAGCAGGGCTGAGGCCCTGGAGGAGTGTGGCAGTGCAGTACTCAGACTGAAGGAGTACCTGCCTGTTACCACACAGGGagggccaccaccaccactcagctGCCCCCCAACATCCAATCAGCCCCCTACCAAGACCACTGCACAGGATCAACAG GCGAGTGCTGGGGAGGCTATGGCTACTGAACCTGAGGTCGTCCAGGGCTCTTTATCCATCAAACGTCTTACCCAG CACTTCCTGGGCGAGCATGGTCTGTCCTTGCCCCTGGTGTACCGCCACAGTGATCTGTTCCGTGGGGAGCTGGAGCCCTTCCTCCGCCTGTGTCTCTTGGACCCCAGCTTCCCTGCCTTGGTGGAGGAAATGGAAGGGGAGCTGAAGAGAGTGCTCCAGGACTGA